Genomic DNA from Equus asinus isolate D_3611 breed Donkey chromosome 10, EquAss-T2T_v2, whole genome shotgun sequence:
GCTTTGGGGGATCATTTGCCTCTGGCTTATTTTATGTTGCTGTCATTAACCCTTGGCCTGTTCATGTCTGCTTTTTCACCTGCTTGGttggttggggtttttttccttcccccacATCTTTTATTGTCTTGGAGAAGGTGAGATGCACCTTGAAGGGTAAAGGTATTTGGGAATAGCTTCCAGAGCAGGTGTGTGGCATGTGggcttttttaattttaaagattggcacctgagctaacatctgttgccaatcttcttttttttgttttttgtttttcttcttcttcccaaggccccctggtacatagttgtacattctagctgtaggtccttctggttgtgttatgtgggatgccgcctcagtatggcttgatgaacggtgccatgtctgcgcccaggatccgaacaagtgaaaccctgggccactgaagcaaaaggcacgaacttaaccactcggccatggggccggtcctgCATTTGGGCTTTTTGAGCCTCAAGTTTGAATGCCCAGTGGTGCTGTCAGACTTGGAGAGATTAAATAAAACCAAACTGTCTTGCCCTTTGGGCATCTGTCCCCGAAAGACCAGTAGACTACAGTGCAGTTTGTGATTTTTTGAGTTGATTCATTTTGGTTTGAAAGTAGGGAATGTAGAGTTAAGAGAAAGGGAGTTTGTATTATAGTTACAAGGATTGAGGTTATTTTTTCAGGGGAACTACCTGTAAAGGATGTGAGGTTAGCCAAACAGATGAGTGACCAGGACATTCTGCCCCGTTCGTCTTGTAAAAATCGACCAGACACTTAACCGTATTCAGTGGGCCCTTGATAGCAGAGACACTGCCAGGTGCTGGAGAAAGTAGGTAAACCAGCTAGAATGCACCCTGAGGCAGGCAGGCGCTGCTGAAAGAAGCAGGGTAGAAGGTGGCACTGTTGCAGATGCTAAACTGAGGCAGAGGTTGGTACTAAATGGACTTGAGGCTGGAGGGGGTGGCATTTGAGGCCAGTTTGAAGATTAGAGGTGGGTGACATTCATCCTTACCGAGTGTGGGGGAAATGGGAGTCCCTGGCAGAGTGCATAGTACAGGTAACAGCCAGGATTATGAGCTCACAGAGCACCTCCCAGAAGGGCTGGTGTTTGGGGTGCACTGGCTGGGAGATGACCTCCTCTGGACATGACGTTGGCACTTCCTCCTCAGTTAGCTTCCTCGAGGGAGATCTGCCAGGCCAGAGGAGTAGGGCTGAAACAGGGCCAGCTCCTGTTGGAGATGGgcgtggggagaggggctgggacaGGGCCCTGTTGGCTGCTGTTGGAGAGTTTCAATCATCGGGACTGCTCACGCCCAGTTGATCAGGTCTGTCCAGGTATGGTAACTCATCTTGTCGACTCAGAGGAGACACTGAGTGGCACATAAGGGGAGCCCAGGCGTAGAGGAGTCCTGAAGCCATGTGTGTGCACTCATGTTCGAAGATTCTGTGCCCGCAtccctctcttctcctggaaATGAAGACCCAGATCCTCATAGTcccttcttgttatttttaaatcctcTCTCTGTCAATAACTGTTTCTCACTTAAGTTTTCTACTCAGTACGGCACGCCTGGGATTACAGGAGCCTGGGCAGCACTGAAAGCATTTCCAGAAATGGGGAATGTTGGAGAAATACACCAATTTTTAATGGAATGGGACATTTGAGGGGAGTGGACAATGTTTTCTTAGAAGTCCACACTTACCTACAAGGcttaaaatgatgaaataacTTGATTGCTCACAAAATAGTcatgttttctatatttaatacCTCTAATTCTAGAGATCAGTGGGCACCCAAGATGCTGGGAGGGACCGGGCTTGCCAGGGCCCAGGGCTATGAGTGTGCCCACCTCCCCCAGAGTCTCATGCCCGGCCTACTGCTGAACCCCTGCTCTTCCCTGTTAGATTCAGTTGTACAGGTTGGCAAGGCAACACCAGGTTCTAGGGCCAAAGGTGGTCACAATGTGGACGGTAAACGTGCAAACAGCTTGAGTCCTCAGCTTCTCAGGCTCTGCCAGCACTTGCTCTAAGGAGGGCAGTACATTTGGGTTTtcagagggcagggctgaggggtCCAGAGAGCAGGTGGCCCTTTCCCCCAGGAGAAGTGCAGCCTCTTCCTCCCTGACCCAGCCTTGCTGGCTGGCCTTGGCTCCGTGGTGCTCTTTGCTCATTAAGCTTTAGCCTGTCAGCCATCTTCCCCATCTCTGCCCATCTGGCCTGTTGGACATTAGATCTCCAGAGCCAGAGGCCTCAAGTAGCTGTCAGATCTGAGCCTGGAAAGAGGCTGGATGGGGCTCTGGTCAAGCCAGTGGGTCCAGTTGGGGAAGAAGGAGCAGCTTCTTTATGGCTCCTGGTCCTCAGTCCCAGGATTGTTGTCTAGGATGTTAAGAGTCAAAGGGTAGACATCTTACCTCTGGTTTCTCGGTTTCTTGGTTGGGTAGGTGTTTTGGAGTgaggaggttgggggtggggggtacctcgaggagcagggagaggcttCTAGTTGGGCTGCCTCTTTCCCAGAAAAGGCCTGAATATCTGAATTGGGCAAACACAGCCAGCAgttgaggggaggagggaagggaggaaatcagagccagaaaggaaagaggcagTTAGCTTCTTCATTAGCACCAGCCTCTGCCCAGCAGAGGCCCAGGGTGAGGGTCACTCAGAGGCACAGATTGGCTTTCTGCAAGAGCAGTGCCTTCCTTCTCCCTAACTTGGCACACCTCTTTCCACCTGCTGTGGCTGCCACAGGTCAGAGCCTGGTCTGGTCATTTGCTGAGCTCCGGGGAGAACAAGGCCGTCATGTGTTCACGAAGGAGGTCGTGCCATCCCTACTTTAGGCTTTGGCTGCCCAGAAGGCTGCAGAGCAGCCTGAAACGTGGACGAGCGATAGCCATACCCCAGGGTAGCTCCCAGCATGTGTGACTGTCACTCTGACTGCAGCAACACCTGTCCTACCCGCTCTGCACCCCTGTATCCATAGCATTGAGTTGCCTTCTTTCCTGCATGGCACCCTAACCGCCTGCTCTGTTCTGTGACAGGCGCCCAAAGACCGCGCCGCTGCTGCCTCAGCACCTGCTGTTGACACCGTGTCACCTGATGGTGTCCCTTCCCCCAGTGCTAGTCACCCCCATGTCACTAGCATGGCATCAGTTCAGGTTTGTGCCTTTCCCCGCTGCCCCACTGTATGTTcgtcccctcctccttcccagaggATCGTATCTCCTGTGGAGTCTCTTCCCCTTTCTTCAGGCAGCTTGGTTCCTAGAGCCAGGTGCCCTTCCCGAGGGCTGGAATGGGGGAGGCCAAGACCAGGTTTTCTTTGAggtttgggaagatggaaggtTATCGGAATGCGCTTGGCTCACCCCACCCATGGAAGATTTCTGTCTTCTAAACGGAAATTGAGTGACTACctcatgtgtttttttcccaaaCAGAGCCATGATGCTGAAAATGGTCCTAGTCCCATGGATGAAAGCATGTGAGTGTCTCTGATGGGGGCAGTAGTCCCTAGGCTGAGGGAGTTGGGACAGGCTGCTGCCCatgccccccttcccctctagccTCCTGCAGCCCTGACCCCTGTGCTCATCCCTAGATCCCTTTCATCTACTGAGAGCCTGCGCCAGCTTTCTCAGCAGCTCAACGGTCTTGTGAACGAGGTACCCCAGAATTTGTAGCCCAGAGCaggggggagaggggaaaggaaaagatgatagaaagaaactgaggcagagattaCCAAAAGGGAGGGAAGATCCTGGGACCAGCTGAGTCAGCTGGGCAATGTTTAGCTAGTCATTATTTCCGAGTCTCCTCTTTGAAGCTGTGCAAATGAAGGGGTTGGACTACGAGATGCGTTGCATCCGTTCATCCTACTGCAGAAAGCACAGGAAGAGAGGTGCTTGGGAGAGGAGGGATGAGGGGGAGATGAGAACCATAGGAAGTTGACTCAAAGGGGTTATGGGAGGAGGGGGCCAAGTTAGGCAGCAAATAAAATTTTGCCAGTTGATGGGGAAGACAGGAAGTTAGAGGGCTTAGGCATTGAGAGAGCCAGAGAGCATCTCCATGTGAGCTCTTTGATCTCTCCTAGTCTACATCATACGTCAATGGGGAGGGCCTAGCATCTTCTGCTAATATAAAGAATCTGGAGGTAAGTGGCCCTGGACTATGGCCCAGTGACCCTGCAGGCCAGCCCCCTACCTCCTCTCATAGCCGGGGCTGGGTGCCCCGCTGCCAGCTGAGACAGCCCAGACACCCCCCAACCCTAATGATTGCTCTCTCTACCTCTCCCCCACCCTTCCTCCAACTCCTCCTCTCTGCATGCGCCTCAGAGCCGGTACCAAGAGCTATCAGTAGCCCTGGACTCCAGCAAtctaacaaacaaacaactcagtAGCAAGATAGAGGAATTGGTAAGAGTCCAGTGGGGTCCCCTGATTCTGTGCTGCCAATCCTGGGCTCCAGTTTCCCCTTGGGGCCCTAAGAAAGGAGCTGGGGGCCCCTGGTGCCAAGGGAGAATGGGGTTGGGGGGCCTAGGTGTCAGGTGGAGGGACCCCAGAGCACGGAGCATGCAGCATGGCTGTTTCTATGGCTGTCCTCTTTGCCTACTCTGTTCTCCAGACACCCCTGCTTGAGTCCTCTCCACACTTGCCCTGGGTCTGTGGCCTCTAAGGGAAGCACTAGCGTGACTGGTGTGTTCCAGCCCTGACTCAGCCCCTAATTTGCTCTGTCTTTGACCTTGGACGAGTCACTTCTcctccctgggcttcagtttcctgagGAGGTAGAATTAGAGGGTATCCAAGGTCCTCTCCAGCTCAAAAGgtccttttcatttctatatCCCTGCTGCTAAGGACAGAACTTGGTctgtagtaagtgctcagtaaatttttgttgaatgcaCCCTTCCAAATCCCAAACAGAAGAAGGGGAGTCTTTCCCTTCTCAAAGTCCACTTCTAGAGGCTTGTGTCATTGTCCTTTCAAGGGAGTCTGGATTCAGACTCTCACTTCTGTAGCCATGACAAAACCACCTAAGATGCAGTCACTTTGCTCGGGAACTTAAGGAGAGTTTGTCAGTTCATGTCCCCGTGAACTCTCCCTTTAAAACCCACTCCTGGCACCTGCCCATCCCTCCTTCTTGGTCTGGGGAGCATAGGAAAGGGGGGCCAACCTCAGTCACCTTCCTTTGACTCTTTCCACAGAAACAGCAGAACCAGGACATTTTGGATCAACTAGAGAAAGTAATGTGATTTCTTTGTCCGTTACGTGGCTGCTGGGTTTGGGGGAGGACTCAGAGGTTGAGGCCTTGTCTTGCCTGCTCCCAGCCTGGAGAAATAgagctccccccgccccctccccccaccataaTCTGGTGTCATTGGTGGGCCATTGGTGGCATTCTGGGGGCATGTCCTTTGCTGTttcatctccacctcctcctagTAAGAGATGTTTCTTTTCCTGCAGGAGAAGAACGAATTTAAGCAAAAGCTTGCAAAGGAGCAAGGAGCTCTAAGAGAGCAGCTGCAGGTGAGTGGACTGTATGCTGTCCCCTATGGCCCCTAGGGAACattgcttttcctccttttcagCATGCGTTTGGCTTTTCTCCCAAAGGTTCACATTCAGACCATAGGGATTCTAGTGTCTGAGAAGTCAGATTTACATACCGCCCTGACTCATACTCAACAAGCAGCGAGACAGAAAGCAGGTGGGAATCTGGATGCCCTTTCATCCTCAGCCTGGCACATCGGCAGGCCTGCAGTGGGATTTCTTCTTTGGGGTCCATCTTTAACTCTGTCATTCCAGGAGAGTTGGAGGATCTTGCTAGTCGTCTGCAGTCTTCCCGGCAGCGTATAGGGGAGCTAGAGCGgacactatctgctgtgtccatgcAGCAGAAACAGGCCGACAAGGTGAGCCCAGTGCCTGCCCATCTACTGGAGGTGTCGGGGAGTGAGCCTGAAGGTCCCTTCTGCAGGATGGAGTGTCTTGCTGCCCAGAAGGCCGCACAGGCCATTTCTCGATGCTTTCAAGTTGTGTGGTTGTTAGAAGTAACCCGAGGATGCGTTGGTTGCCATGGATGAGTCGGGGCTGGGGGTGCTGTCTAGAGTGAGCACTGGATGCAGAGCCCAGAGCCTGAGGGCCAGCCTGCTCTTAACTGGCTGTGGGCCTTGGCCAAGTGCTAGGTGTTTGGGCTGTGAAGGTACAGAACAGGATTTTTAGTACGTCACCATGTGTGTAGAAAGGGGagaagtgtgcatgtgtgtgtgtgagagagagagacatacaaGATGTGTCTGAAAAGACTCATAAACGCCCTGGGGAGAGGAACAGGGTGGCTGGGAGACATGCCACTTCTCTACCGTCTGAGTTTTGGACTGTGTGGATGTATCTTCCattcaaaaaatgaacaaaagattaCAAGTTTAATTTCCCCCCTCATATCTGCTCTCCCACCCTGGGGAGAAAGTCTGGTTCaagaatcagacagacctggatgtTCAGCCCCAGCTCTAAGTGATTGTAGGCAAGCGACTTAACCTCTAATATGCAGGTTTTTTGCCTGTGATTGGAGATGGTCGTCCTGCCTCGTTTGGTGATCGTGAGGAGGAAGTGGGATCATTCGCACGGTGCCTGGTAAAGCGCTCAGTCAAGGTTCAGAAGTGGTGATGCTGCTGATAGTGATAATGAAGCAGTATGAGCTGCTGACTCTGGGCCTCCGTTAGCCAGCCGTGAATTAGAACTCTTTACCTGCCTCTTCCACCCTTCCTGAgttcttattaaaaacaaatgagaacaTGGGCTTGGAACTGCTTTGGAAAAATACAAAGTCTACCTCAGGGTGAGGAGGTGTTGCCATGGAGTAGTTACTGTTGCTGCTTAGTCTGCCAGCTGCATCTTCTGCCTGCCCAATCCTGACCTTGCCTTTCTGTATTTGCAGTACAACAAGGATTTAACCAAAGAGCGAGATGCCCTCAAGCTGGAGTTATACAAGAACAAGTAGGatgggagggtggaggagggctgggggacCTTGGGCGGGTGACGTGCTAGGAAGTGGGAGGGTACAAGCGGGCATGGTGACAGAGTCTCAGGCCACATGTCCTCTCTCTGGCCTGCCACTTGTGACTATTAATCCTGGGGTCCCTTCCAATGCCACTGTGGTTCTGTGGTGAGGGGGGTGGGTTGATCACCAAAgggttcctttctcctctttattcATGCCTTTCTCCACTGCCTCCCGTCATAGCAAAAACAATGAGGACCTGAAGCAGCAGAACTCAGAATTGGAGGAGAAGCTTCTGGTCTTGTTGACAAAGAAGGACTCCATGCAGCTCGAGGTGGAGGAGCTCCGCAAGAAGCTGGAGATGTCAGAGCTCCTACTGCAACAAGTGAGGGGCTGGAGCCCCAGGGAGCCCGGGCCCCCTCCAGCTGGGGCCAAGGTTTTTAGGAGTCATCGTGGGTGGCCTCCAGCCAGGAGTTGGATCCTTGTTATGGTCCTGCCACAGAATCCTCCAGAGATTGATAAAAACCTACAAATTGGGGCCCTGCCCAGACATATGGAATCAGAATCTCAGGGATaggcctttttaatttttattttttaaagcatcctggttgaaaaccattgttttataGATGACAGTTATAAGGCCAGCCCATGAATCTGTTTACTGCCTCTCGGGGGCCAAGCCACCAGGTAGTCAGGGTGCCCAGGTCAGAGGGCTCCTGCTCTCCAGTTCCCCACACTGAGCAATACTCTGCCTTCCTGTAAGTTCCTTCCACTGGGGTCTGGCTTCCCTCCAGAACAACATGGGAAAAGTCGAATCTCTTTCCCAAGAGAGACCTTCAGATGCTTTGAAAAGGGAAGAGGGGTATATGGCTCCCCTGTCCTTTCTAAGATCTTCTCTGTGCTAAAGTGTCTAAGCTCCTTCAGCTGTTTCTCATGCAGTCTGTCACCCTCCTGACTGCTGTCTCCAGGATGTGACCTGATTTGTCAGGGCTCCTTTCTTGGTCAGGCCCCCAGAGCACAACATGAGTCTCCACATTTGCTCTGGTCTGGGCAATAAACAGAGAGCTCTCCTCTGCGCTCCTTCCATCCATCCGCCCAGGCAGTCAGAAGAATGAATTGAATGCCTCCTTTGTGCCCATTCCTGTGATAGGCAGTCTAATAAATTGCCTGCTAGAGATAGAAGAAGTTAGAGCTTACGGTTGCTGTGAAGTTCAGATGGCTGCCCATACTTGGTGACCCAGCTGCCCCATTTCCAGCACCAGCAGTGTGTAGCCTTATTCAATATAGCATCTAAAAGGCCATCAGTAAGGGTCTGGTTAACGTATGCAATAGGCATATGTTGGGCTACTATATAActgttagaaaaattaaatatatcttGTACGCAGCAAAGTGAAAATAAGTTGCAGAACCATATATGACACCACTCCAAGACAACACAGCTGTGATGTGCATTAATGAAATATGTTTGCATGTGTACAGAAAAGGGTCTGGAATTATACAGACCAGATTGGTGGGATTGGGGAGCTAGAGGAAAGGTTGGGAGGAGTTTGCACACTTATTTGAATTGTTTACAATGAGTATTTAGTAAAAATAAAGCCTAAGGATATGGTATTAATAATATGAGGATAGAAATTTTTATTGACCCTAAGTTGTACATTGACCCTAGCACACCCTTTTGGTCGGGGGATTGTATGGAACAGCCTGGGCTCCCCAGATCTAACCTCCTCACTTTTCATCACCCAGTTTTCTAGTCCATCTGAACCCCGTGATAGCAACCAGCAGTTACAGCAGGCCCTGGAAGAGCAGGCACAGCTGCAGAGACAAGTGGAGGAGGTAAGGCTTTGCAGAGGGAGGGGTGTGGAAGGAGGATGACCCCAGGTGACCAGGAGCAGGTGAGGCCCAGTGACAGCACCTGCTAACTTCAGCCCCCATTCTTGCAGCTGAAGCATTTGCTAAAGCAACTGCAAGTGGAGAGAGACCACTATGTGGTGAATCTGAAAGAACAGAATGCCTTTTGGCAGGAGAAGATGAAGCAGATGTCAGAGAAGGTGAGATGTGACCTTTAGCCTCTCACCTTAGACAGGTCACTTGATCTTTCTGGGCATCTGTAAAATGCATCATCACTGTGTGCAGCCAGAGGTGGCTGTGTGTTTTTTGTAGGCGGGGGTAGAGGGAGATGGTCGCCTGGCCATTCCTTCATCCCTTCCCTCCGTATGCTCCTCCCCCTGTGCTTTGGGCAGCTATTCGAgttgagggaggagaaggagtgCAGCATGAGTCAGGTGCAGGTGCTGGAGACCAGCTTGGCCGAACTGAGGAACCAGATAGGTGAGCTGGGCCTGGAGTGATCCGGCAGCAGGATTGGTGTCGGGGGGCTGGTGAAGGTGGCTTTGAATACTCCAGGGAAGTGGGTGGATGGAAGGGAGTTGTGGCCAAGGGACAGAGATCTTTCCCAGGAGTTGGCAAGTCTTgcaatctctttgagcctcagtgtccccatctgcaAAAAGGGGGTGGAGTGCCCACTGTTAACCACCCAGAATTGTCTTGAGCATAAAAATGTACAGAACTCAATTTGAAAGTGTCTTGACAGATTGAACATCATATGAGCATGAGGAATTATTAGCCAGGAAGCCAAGATTTGGGGCGAGGAGGCTGAGTTAGGAGCTGTGGACCCAGCAGAGGCTTTTTTGAGACTCCAGAGGCAAGAGGCCCTTATTGTATGCTTCCTTTCTCAGCTGTTCCCCCACCCCAGGAGCCCCCAGCAGGGCCATCTGAGGTGGAACAGCGGCTACAGGCAGAAGCTGAACAGCTTCAGAAGGAAGTGAAGAGCCTGGCAGGGCAGCTGCAGGCCCAAGTCCAGGACAACGAAAGCTTGAGTCGCCTGAATCAGGAGCAGGAGCTGCGGCTGCTGGAGCTGCAACGGGCGGCTGAGTCATGGGACGAGCAGGTGGAGCAGCATAAGCGGCTTCTGGAGACCATGGAGGGCGACCGCAGCACCATCAGCCGCGCTCTCACCCAGAACCGCGAGCTCAAGTCGCAGCTGGCCGAGCTGCAGGATGGCTTCGTCAGGCTGGTGCGCAGCCCTACCTGGCTAGCCTGCCCCCCTCCCTGGCCAAGGCCTTTGGTGCAGGGCAAGATGCATAACCCCTCTGGGCCTTTGTTGTTCCACCTGTAGAATGGGGCGGGACAGACCTTACGTGAACAGGTGCCCATGAAGGCCCCCGTGAGCCAGAGAGCCCTGCTGAGATGAATGTAGGGGGCGGGGGATGCTTTCCCTACCTGCCACCACTCTTCCCTGAGCTGTGGGAGGTGGACACCAGGTTCTGGGGTCTCCAGCTACATTGGGTGGCCACTGATTGCTTCTTTTTGTCCAGACCAATGATAATATGGAGATTACCAGTGCGCTGCACTCAGAGCAGCATGTCAAGAACGAGCTGGCCAAGAAGGTGGGCCAGCTACAGGAGAAGCTGGGAGACCTGAAGGAGACGGTAACTCTGGCCCCAACTGAGAAGGACTAGGAGACAGGCGCCAgcttctggggaggggaggtgctAGGTGCCGGGGCCAGGACAGAGGCAGCTCCAGCCTCAGGGTACAGGTGACCCAGAGCCCTTGAGGGCCTGTGACTAGTTGTTGCCCGCTGCCCTCTGACTTTTCAGGGTGGGGAGCCCTGGACTGTAGGTCGTCATCCCCGCTAGAGGCATTGAGCCCCTTATCAGAGGGGAAGAGACGGCAGGTGATGGGCAGCTCCTTGGGTTCGGCCCTGGATTCTCGCCTCAGCCCCACTGGTCACTGTTCACagctctaaacctcagtttccataACTTAAAAAGAAGATTAGCGTTTTCCTCGTATGTTGAGGTgtgttgaggattaaatgagatcacgcAGGTAAAGTATTAGGCACTTAGTGTGCACTTAACAGATGTTGGTGGCGCTGTCTGCTTTTCCACCAGTCTGTGGTCAAAAATTAAGAAAGGTTATTATGAGGTATGAGGCTGGGTGAAGGAGGCCTGGGGCTCTGGGCAAGGGAGGAGCTCACTTAGCCCTGGAGCAAGGAAGCCAGGGGCCTGCGCAGGCGGCAGAGGGCTCTGCCCAGTCTCCCCAGTCCCTGGGCTCAGATGCTGGAAGCAGCCACCACCTGCCCTCACTCCCAGGGTCTCCCTGTAGGTGGAACTGAAGAGCCAGGAGGCTCAGAGTCTGCAGCAGCAGCGAGACCAGTACGCGAGCCACCTGCAGCAGTATGTGGCCGCCTATCAGCAGGTGGCCTGTGAGAAGGAGGAGCTCCACAAGCAGGTCCTGGTGCAGACCCACATCATGGACCGGCTGCAGCACGAGGAAATTCAGGGCAAGGCGGCGGCCGAGACCACCCGCCAAGAGTTGCAGGAGACCCAGGTGAGAGAGTTTGAATGCTGGGCCCCTGAGTGGGAAGGCCTGCGGCCCGTGTCCCTTATCACTCTCTTTCCTGGCCCCTTAGGAGCGCCTAGAAGCTGCTAACCAGCAGAACCAGCAGCTACAGGCCCAGCTGAGCCTCATGGCTGTGCCTGGGGAAGGTAAGTGGGACTGCCCAGAGGAAGAGAACACAGCCCAAGGATGAGGGAGACTTTTAGCCTCATAGAACTTAGTTGGAAGAGACATTTAGGACAGTGAATTCTTTTCCTCTGGAGCCTGGCTGGCCCAGGGTTGCACAGTGAGGCAGGGTCAGAGCTGGGCCCCgagctttcttcctttcctccttgttGGGTTGTCTGAGGACCTTCTGGCTGCCCCCACAGGAGATGGACTGGATGgcgaagaggaggaggaggaggctccCCGGCCGAAGCTGAGCATGCCGGAGTACCTAGAGAGCCAAGAGGCCATGGTGAGCTGCCTCCCTGCCCCATCTCCTGCCTCCGTCTGTGCTCCCTCCTGGACACCCTTCCTACCTCTTGGtttctctccctctgacttctcTTGACCCCCAACCCACCCCTCCTGGGAGCCAGTGGTTGGACACCACGCCATTCTTGAGCCCCAGGCAGGCCCCCTGAGGGCCTCTCCGCCTCCCTGCGCCTCCTCCTGTGTATCCTCCCCTGAAAGCACACCTGCACCTCTTGCCCGCAGGTGGCATTTTTTAACTCGGCCTTAGCCAGTGCTGAGGAAGAGCAGGCACAGCTGCGCGGGCAGCTGAAGGAGCAAAAGCAGCGCTGCCGGCGCCTGGCTCACCTGGCGGCCCCAACCCAGCATGAGCTGGAGAAGGCCTCAGCCCCTGGGACCAGGGGCGACAGTGTGCCTGGGGAGACCCACCAGGCCCTTCAGGTGGCCATGGACAAGTTGCAGGTGAGTGAGTCTCCCTGACATGGGCCAGGAAGGGTAGGGGCAGGCGGGACGGTCACTGCTGAGCCCTGACCCCACTCTCTGGGCTGCAGAACCGCTTTACAGAGCTGATGCAAGAGAAAGTGGATCTGAAGGATCGCGTGGAGGAGCTGGAGCATCGCTGTATCCAGCTGTCTGGAGAGACAGACACCATTGGTGAGCAggaggccagggcctggggcagggggagctATGTGGTGGATCGGGAGCCCCAGCATCTGAGCTCTGTCTGCCTGCCCTCCCTTCCTGCAGGAGAATACATTGCCCTCTACCAGAATCAGAGGGCAGTGCTGAAGGAGCGGCACCGGGAGAAGGAGGCGTACATTAGCCGGCTGGCTCGGGACAAGGAGGAAATGAAGGTAGGGGCTCTGACCATCTCTGTGGGCAGGGGCCGGGGTGAGGACAGGGGTGGGGGTGTTGAGTGCCTCTCCCTCCAGGTGAAGCTGCTGGAGCTACAGGAGCTGGTGTTACGCTTGGTGAATGAGCGTAATGAATGGTATGGCAAGTTTGTGGCAGCCGCCCAGAACCCTGCTGGTGAGGCCCCTGCAGCACCCTCAGCTGCCCAGGAGCTTGGCGCTGTCGACAGCCAAAATACTGCTCAGGATGGTGAGTAGAGTCCTcgggagggagggcaggcaagGGAGAGCCGGCACATCGCTCAGAGCTCAGAGCGCTGCCACTCTCTCTCCAAAGATCTCCACGAGGTGAGCCTCGCCGACAATGTGGAGCCTACCCAGGGAGAGGCCCTGCTGGGCCAGGCTACCCCTGAGAACCTCACTGCGCAGCAGATCATGCAGCTGCTGCGTGAAATTCAGAATCCCCAGGAGTACCCAGGCTTGGGCAACAACCCCTGCATCCCCTTCTTCTACCGGGCCGATGAAAACGACGAAGTGAAGATCATGGTGATCTGAGCCTGACACGAGTAGGCAAAGCCCGGAGAAGTGGGGCCGGGGGCTCTGCCCCCACCCTATCCTTGCCATCCCGTCCctgccaccccctccctgccacccCGTCCCTGGTCATCCTTCCCCAGTCGCCCTTTTATCCCTAGACTAGCAAGATAAGACCCCTGAGAACGGGTATGATAAGCCCCCCGTCTAATGCGGGGAGACAAGATGATGAGCCCCCCCATCTAATGTGGGGAGACAAATAGGTGCAGACCCCTTGCCACCTTGGCCAGGGCTGTCTTAATTTCTGGGCTATTAATAgttccagaaaaacaaagagcCAGAGGCTCAATCAAGGTAGTTTATATAGCAGGCTGCCTCTCTCGGGGAGCAGGAGTGGGGCCGGGGGCTCTGCCCCCACCCTATCCTTGCCATCCCATCCctgccaccccctccctgccaccccatCC
This window encodes:
- the GOLGA2 gene encoding golgin subfamily A member 2 isoform X5, which codes for MALMWPRPYPPCPEMSEETRQMKLAAAKKKLREYQKKNHLGPFAKKKTKIKNGSSSEITTSDGCHSPEDLKEYQQKNNLGPFEKKKKKIKNGSSSEITTSDGCHSPEDIQDILKVLVSDLNRSNGVALPSLDNWKSHDAENGPSPMDESISLSSTESLRQLSQQLNGLVNESTSYVNGEGLASSANIKNLESRYQELSVALDSSNLTNKQLSSKIEELKQQNQDILDQLEKEKNEFKQKLAKEQGALREQLQVHIQTIGILVSEKSDLHTALTHTQQAARQKAGELEDLASRLQSSRQRIGELERTLSAVSMQQKQADKYNKDLTKERDALKLELYKNNKNNEDLKQQNSELEEKLLVLLTKKDSMQLEVEELRKKLEMSELLLQQFSSPSEPRDSNQQLQQALEEQAQLQRQVEELKHLLKQLQVERDHYVVNLKEQNAFWQEKMKQMSEKLFELREEKECSMSQVQVLETSLAELRNQIAVPPPQEPPAGPSEVEQRLQAEAEQLQKEVKSLAGQLQAQVQDNESLSRLNQEQELRLLELQRAAESWDEQVEQHKRLLETMEGDRSTISRALTQNRELKSQLAELQDGFVRLTNDNMEITSALHSEQHVKNELAKKVGQLQEKLGDLKETVELKSQEAQSLQQQRDQYASHLQQYVAAYQQVACEKEELHKQVLVQTHIMDRLQHEEIQGKAAAETTRQELQETQERLEAANQQNQQLQAQLSLMAVPGEGDGLDGEEEEEEAPRPKLSMPEYLESQEAMVAFFNSALASAEEEQAQLRGQLKEQKQRCRRLAHLAAPTQHELEKASAPGTRGDSVPGETHQALQVAMDKLQNRFTELMQEKVDLKDRVEELEHRCIQLSGETDTIGEYIALYQNQRAVLKERHREKEAYISRLARDKEEMKVKLLELQELVLRLVNERNEWYGKFVAAAQNPAGEAPAAPSAAQELGAVDSQNTAQDDLHEVSLADNVEPTQGEALLGQATPENLTAQQIMQLLREIQNPQEYPGLGNNPCIPFFYRADENDEVKIMVI
- the GOLGA2 gene encoding golgin subfamily A member 2 isoform X3; its protein translation is MALMWPRPYPPCPEMSEETRQMKLAAAKKKLREYQKKNHLGPFAKKKTKIKNGSSSEITTSDGCHSPEDLKEYQQKNNLGPFEKKKKKIKNGSSSEITTSDGCHSPEDIQDILKVLVSDLNRSNGVALPSLDNWKAPKDRAAAASAPAVDTVSPDGVPSPSASHPHVTSMASVQSHDAENGPSPMDESISLSSTESLRQLSQQLNGLVNESTSYVNGEGLASSANIKNLEKQQNQDILDQLEKEKNEFKQKLAKEQGALREQLQVHIQTIGILVSEKSDLHTALTHTQQAARQKAGELEDLASRLQSSRQRIGELERTLSAVSMQQKQADKYNKDLTKERDALKLELYKNNKNNEDLKQQNSELEEKLLVLLTKKDSMQLEVEELRKKLEMSELLLQQFSSPSEPRDSNQQLQQALEEQAQLQRQVEELKHLLKQLQVERDHYVVNLKEQNAFWQEKMKQMSEKLFELREEKECSMSQVQVLETSLAELRNQIAVPPPQEPPAGPSEVEQRLQAEAEQLQKEVKSLAGQLQAQVQDNESLSRLNQEQELRLLELQRAAESWDEQVEQHKRLLETMEGDRSTISRALTQNRELKSQLAELQDGFVRLTNDNMEITSALHSEQHVKNELAKKVGQLQEKLGDLKETVELKSQEAQSLQQQRDQYASHLQQYVAAYQQVACEKEELHKQVLVQTHIMDRLQHEEIQGKAAAETTRQELQETQERLEAANQQNQQLQAQLSLMAVPGEGDGLDGEEEEEEAPRPKLSMPEYLESQEAMVAFFNSALASAEEEQAQLRGQLKEQKQRCRRLAHLAAPTQHELEKASAPGTRGDSVPGETHQALQVAMDKLQNRFTELMQEKVDLKDRVEELEHRCIQLSGETDTIGEYIALYQNQRAVLKERHREKEAYISRLARDKEEMKVKLLELQELVLRLVNERNEWYGKFVAAAQNPAGEAPAAPSAAQELGAVDSQNTAQDDLHEVSLADNVEPTQGEALLGQATPENLTAQQIMQLLREIQNPQEYPGLGNNPCIPFFYRADENDEVKIMVI